tcaaacaaacaaacaaacaaacaaacagacagcaagatagatagatagatagatagatagatagatagatagatagatagatagatgaattaacgaatgaacgaatgaatgaataagtagcAAGTGAAATACTGATAAGGGTCCCACAAGTCTAAATCCTTAGCAGTGGGGCCACTGGAGGAGAATTACAAAGGCCACCTTAAAAAACTATAATCTTATTGCGTAGAGGAAAATCTACTGGTGTGACTTTTGAGTCACCTCTGAAGGCCTTCAAAGACAGAAATGGCAGCTAAagatagtggtacatgcctgtaatcccaacactttcgACTGGAGGTGAAAGACCAGGATTCTAGATCACCtttagctacacagtgaatttgagacTTTGTTTGAAAAAATTGGAGCAATTTCAGGTTCCTGGCAAGGTAGAGTTAGTTCCGTTTGCTTAATATTGCTGTGAAGCTGAAACTGCTCCAGTTCACTCCCTCGGCCTCCTCATCTCACCCTAGAATGGTACATTTTGTTAAACTGCTGAATTCATATTCTACATTGGTACATCATTATCACCCAAAGTACAGAgagctttttttttatataagtacAGAGAGCTTTAAGGGGAGGGTAGAAAAATGCCGCCAGGcatggtaatgcatgcctttagttgagaggcagaggcaggtggatctctgagatagAGGCAaccctagtctacaaagtgagttccaggacagccagggctacacagagaaacctgtctcaaaaagacaaaacaaaatcaagaaggGGGAATTAACCTGGAGTCTTCCATCCCCACCAGCACTGAATGAGAGTTCTTATTGCTTCCGGTTGATTCCCCTGGTAACTCAGGTTTGGTGGTAGAGTTTGGCCATTCTAAGAGGGGATTCTTCTCTATGTTAGGCAGTAGTGAAATCAAAGAGTATGCAAACATGTATGCAGTGTGGCTAGTATAGATTAATGGAATCTTAATTCTAAAGGCTATGGATAGTGTCTGAAGACTGAGGTGAATAACCCCCTCTGTCATAGGCCAAATGGTAGCCTCCCAAAAGACATGTGCACTCCAAATTGGTGATTTTCTTTGACCAAAGGGGTTTTTAGAAGGTATGGTTAAGGTGAGGATCACAAGCCAAGCATGCTGGCACTTCCTTGTAATTCCGGGCACTttaggagagggagacagagggatcaggagttcaaagctggCCTCACTGCATACCAATTTGGGGCCAGCTGcgtccatgagaccctgtctcaccatCGCCACCCCACCTTTCCCAGAGAAAGAGAAGTAACTAAATTGACCAAGATGGAAAGAGGGTATTTCAAGGGCACTTTACTGAAGAGATGCTTTTAAAGcagaatctggaaaaaaaatgagtgtaattttagcagagagaaaatggagtAGCAAATCAGGCTTAGGAAAAGAGCATCTGTCTGGTTCCGACCTTTGTACAACTGTGTTTCAGAGATTCTCCACATCTATTCTGGAGAACTCATTACAGTAGattgtattatttatatgttCTCCCACTTATCTATGAGCTTCTAAAATGATGACATCTTATTTGTCCTATGTTCTCAGAACATAAACACTGTACCTAGCACATAATAAAGACTCAATAAATGTTGGCTGGATAAACAATTTCAGTAAATGGCTTCTCTAATCAACCTTGTGCTTTGAGGGAAGGCAAATCTAGccacagaatgaagaaaggactAGATAGAGAGCAGGCCCTTTAGAAAGGGGACAGGGATAGTCGTGACTTAGAGGTAATGAGAGGTTGATTTAGTGCAGTGGCTGTGGTACCAGAAAAGAGGAAACTGCTGGGACAAATACCACAAAACCAGGGCTGATTGGATTCCCAGCATGGGAGAGAAGGGGGATATGAAGAGGATCCTGAGGTTTCAAGTTTGGCAGGTGATGATACCTTTAACCAGGacaagaaagacaggaagagaagcagatgTGCAGGGAATGGAGGAGCCTGAAGCTAGTACCGTTGTTCCTTCATTTGAGAAGCCAGCTCTAGCAGTGTTAAGAGGGACCAAGCTCAGGCAGCAGCCAGGGGTGACTATTCTAGTTCAGGTTAGGTCAGAGGAAAGACAGCTAGCTATATATGTGCCCACATGAATCAAGCCAGCATTTTCCATCCTCCCAAGACTGTAGGACTTTGATAGAGGTTTAAGGGTGACTTAGTCAAGGAAGGATCATAACACAGAATGAGGGGTGTTCAAACTCTCTACTCTAAAAGATAACTTAGTGGAGAATGTGATTGGGAATGATGGAGTGTAGTGGGGGGTGGGGATTCAGCAGCTCCTTCTTTGACCTAGGTGGCCTGAAGATTCTTAACTCTGCGAGACTGTTGTTGATCAAGTATTAATCTTGACCTAACATCACCTTGCAGCAGAACCCAATCTCCCAGAGGACTTAGCCTATGTCACTGAACTCAtttaccaccccacccccccacagaCGTGGTTTCTAAGGTTCTTTCCACCGGATGCTACGACAAAAGGAAATGTATGGGTGGGGCGGGGTTTTCAGAAACCAGTTCAAACCACACAGACTACACCACTACGCCGAGAGAAAGAGGAGCAAGCGCCATGTTGAAACCATTATTGCCACCTAGATCCTTCTTACTGCTTCAGCTGCTCCTGCTAGGGGAAGGGTGGAGCTCCAAGGTTCTCATGCCCAGTGGAAATGAAGACACCAAAACTGGTAGGAAATCTAGGACCAGAGGGGGTTGTTGAGAGGAGAAAGGCTATGGGGAAAGGACTGTATGGAAGAAATCTGGAGCCTGATAGTGGCCATTATAATGACTCTAAAGAGTAGAGTGGGGAGGGCCTGGGCAAGGGCTCTCTGCCTCACTCTGCTTCTCCTGatcaagatttcttttcttctactccaCTACTTCATTTTGTTCCCAAATTAGGTTTCTTCCATGGACACATCAGTGTTCCTCCTCGGCCCCTCCCAGAGGTTCAATGCTTTGTGTTCAATGTCGAGTATATGAATTGTACTTGGAATAGCAGTTCTGAGCCCCAGCCAATCAACCTGACTCTGCACTATAGGTATGAGAAGGGAGGGTGGGtagcacaggaaagaaaagaaggtggaCTAGCTGAGAGAGACTGCATGGGAATCCAAAAAGAGGGTAGCCAGCTTCTCAGGCACCATACTGGTTTCTCATGGGCTAAGTTGTCAGTTCCCATGAGATGAGGCTAGGCTATGGATGTATGCAGCGCCCACGTTTGCCCCGTCATCCTTCTTTCTTATAACCGTTCTCTAGGTACCAGAGATCTGATAATAAATTCCGGGAGTGTCGCCACTATCTGTTCTCAGAAGAGATTACTTCCGGTTGTCAGATACAAAAAGAGGAGATCCAGCTCTACCAGACATTTGTGGTCCAGCTCCAGGACCCCCGGAGACCCCAGAGGCAGGCTGAACAGAAGCTAAACCTGCAGAATCTTGGTAATCAGGAAAGAAGTAACCAAGAGGCCAGGGAGTTTGAGGGCACTGAactttaaggatttttttccttcctcgtTGTTGGCCAGGGGCAGAAGGGAGAAGATAGGGgtttgggatgggggagggggagggataagGAGAATTACCTCCAAGATCCTGACTTGTCTAGGCCAGGGCAATGACCACACGCACACATATCTCCAGTGATCCCATGGGCTCCAGAGAATCTAACCCTTTACAACCTGAGTGAATCCCAGCTAGAGCTGAGCTGGAAAAGCACATACACGGAACACTGTTTGCAACACTTGGTGCAGTACCGGAGTGACAGAGATCGAAGCTGGACGGTGAGAGACTTGCGGGTGTGGATGCGGTAGCTAAGGCCaagcaagagaggagaaagaactcAACTAGCCAGATAGAAGGACCTAATGCTAAGCTCcagttctctgcctcccagctcctctagccatactttctttctctttttgcctttggttttccgagaccagactggcctcgaactcactgagattcacctgcctctacctcctgggtgctggggtcaaaggcgtgcaccaccaccggctGGCTTCATTTCTTCTATCACCACCAGTGAGCTTTCGCTCTGACTCTCCCACCCGTCCTCTTCCTGATGCATTCATGAGGGAGACAGTGAGTGGATATGGAGGGGAGATCCACTTCTGAGCCAAGTTAGAAAAGGGACCAGCGCGTTGTGAGTAGTCAGGAAAGAAGCAAAGTAGACCTGGGAGGAACCAGAAccagtttcttgttttgttttcctggaactggaaagaACCAGAAGTCGGAAGAACCCGAAGATAAATTGGAAGAATCAGAAGATGACATTAAGGTATAGGCAAGAATgtttccattctctcttcctttataGACAACCATCTTTCCCCCATCCTTCTTCTCCCCAGGAACAAATAGTGGATCAGAACCCTAGATTCTCCCTGCCTAGTGTGGATGGGCAGAAACTGTACACATTCCGGGTTCGGAGCCGCTTTAACCCACTCTGTGGAAGTGCTCAACACTGGAGTAAATGGAGCCAACCTATTCACTGGGGAAGCGAAACGGCAAAGGGTAAAGTGACCCAAATACATGACCCCTAAATCATAAACCCAGTATCCCAACCTTTGTAACACACTACCACTATTGTTTGCTTTATCTCGCTATTTCTAAGCCTCTACCTCCACCCACTGTTCAAACTCAATCATTATGAAACAACGTTTTCTATGTAGGGATGAGAAGGGGTGCAGCCAGAGTAGGCGAGTGGCTCCCCAAAGGGTGCTCAAAGGGAATATGGAATGTGTAGGAGGTTTGGACAGCATTCCATAGAATCTGCAGAGTGGAGATACCCTTGGATCAGGGCTGACCTCTTTGATTTGGTTTATCCGTCTGTAAAATGTAGATAAACACTGTTCCTCCCTTTCAGGAGCTGTGGAGAAAGTAAGCAGAAGGAGTGTGTTTGGCAGGGTGCCTGGCATCCATGTCTTATGAGTGCCACAAACGCAAggctcattttcctttccttttcttctacagAGAATCCTTCCGTGTTTGCCCTGGAAGCTGTGCTCATCCCCGTTGGCTCCATGGGATTGATTATTACCCTGATCTTTGTGTATTGTTGGCTGGAACGGTGAGAGTTCAGGAAGCCCTGAAAATGAGGTGGGGGGTGGTGGGGTTATTTCAGGATTGGCAGAGGGAGAGCATCAAGAGCTATGATGAGGGCTTGGAGAGGAAGCTGGAGGTTCCACGCTGACCAGTTGAATGCAGGGTCATAAAGGAGCTTTAATTTAATGCTTCTGCTCCCCCCTCTTTCTGCTCAGGGCAATGCCTCGAATTCCCACCATCAAGAATCTAGAGGATCTGGTTACTGAATACAACGGGAACTTTTCGGTGAGAACACCGCCATACGCATACTGCAGGCTATCAGCTGCCAACTGCCAGCTAGCAGCTAGCGAGACAGACTGTGAGGGGggcagagtggaggcaggagggggcCTGCATCATCAGGATGTGGCTGACCAAGTGGAGGGTGGGCTAGGCAAAGAGACAGAGCAAAAGAGATTTGTGATGCAGATGGCAACTGTGGTATTAGGGGCCCTGGAACTTGGGTATCCTTTCTGTAATCCCAATGGTTGCAGAGTTTTGAGGGCTCCTTTGGCCCCAAGCATGGGTCTTTTGCTTCCTGCCTCtaattgacctctgacctgggGATATCTGTCTTTAGGCCTGGAGTGGTGTGTCTAAAGGGCTGACTGAGAGTCTGCAGCCAGACTACAGTGAACGGTTCTGCCTCGTCAGTGAGATTCCTCCCAAAGGAGGGGCCCTAGGAGAGGGGCCTGGAGGGTCTCCTTGCAGTCTGCATAGCCCCTACTGGCCTCCTCCATGTTATTCTCTGAAGCCTGAAGCCTAAGACTCAATCCCTTGATGGAACCTCAGGGTCCTCTCACCCTAAGTGATGCTAACTTCCCCCTGCTCATCTTGCCATTCTGAATCCAATGCCCATTGCTTCCTCCCTGTGGCTAAATTTCAATTTCATGCCCCTATGTAGCTGCTTGTCCACTCAATATGCCCTACTTGAGAAATGCCCCTTGCCCCCTTTACCTGcgcaagccccacccccactcccttctGGCACCTTCccctgtttttggagacagtcttaCCCTATAGCCCTGGGTGGCTggggactcactatgtaggctaGGTTGGCCTATAACTCAGGCaaccctcccacctcagcctccagagtgttcCGGTTATCTGCATGTACGACCATGCCCAGCATGGTCCTTCTCTGTTACAGgatcctttctcccctttcccacctACCATTCAATTGTTTGGGAACCAACAAGAAATAAAGTTTCTACCAATGATCATCAGAaatgtctgttgtggggttgggaAGCAGGGGAAGCATGGAGTTGGGAGGAATGGTGTAAGGgtagggaaaaaaagacaatggtACTACAGGAGCAAGAGCGCTACAAAGTAACTAAAGGGAGGACTGTTCTTCTAACTTACTTTTCTCTGCTAAACTTCTGGGCTTATTCTGGGGGCCAGTTTAGAGTTGCATTTGCTGTGTTGTTCCAGCTCCTCAGAGTTCTTTTACAGATTCCAGCCAGTGTCTTCGCCTCTTGGTCACATTTCACCTAGTCTGTGTGCCCCTTCTGACCTCACAATCCTCCAGCTGCAGCCTCAGACCCCACCCCTCCAGATGCTGATCATCCCTAGCTGCCAAAAACACTCTCTTGTCTGCCCGGTCTGGGCCTTCTTCACCTTGTAAGAAACACCTGCCCCTTTGGTCATCCAACCTTATGGGTACTCTCAGGTGCCTGGGGCCACTAGAACACCTGCCCTCTGCATGACTCACCAGGAGATCTTTGAAGAGTGAGATGATCTTGATAGCATGTTTATCTTCGTCAAACATGGAGGTGAGGGACAAGCACAGAGCAAGTCTGGGCATGGACCTGGGGAGGGCTGAGGACGGCAGAGATCACAGAGGGGATGGACCCAGAGAAGGGCCCGCATACCTCTGTCCCATCTCTTCTAGATAACCAAGAGTTTCTGGTCAACAGCAACTGCTCTGTTCTCCTGTTGCTACATTACATTCGAAAGAAAATGGGGTTGCGTAAAACAGGTAAGTACTTTGGGGAGGAGCAGCGGCTGAAGGTCAGAAGCCATAAGCTGACTCCGGCATCTAAACTTTCCTCCCAGCAACAAGAGCTATCCTCACATCCCTGAGCCCTCCTCAACTCCAGCCCATTCTGCACTGGGTCACTAGCCCTTTTtacttgtgttctctctccttgtctCAATTACCCCGTGGCCTTCCTTTAGACACCATCGATTTGTGTGACGAAACTGGGACCATGAAGTTACTTTTCTTAACAAAGACACCTGGGGACTACGCCAGCAAATTCCTTACAGCACGAAATACCTACTACGTTTGTAAAGTAGAGCGTGGAGCAGCAGGTAGAGGCTTGGGGTATTGGCCATAGAGTCCCACAAAAGGGATTAAAATAAGGCCCCTttctcttgtaatcccagcactcggggaacTTAGGCAGAAGGATTGTAAATTCAattcagggcagcctgggcttcatagcaCAATCTCAttccaaacaccacacacacacacacacacacacacacacacacaccaacagcaACAAACATAAAGCAGGGCTggctggaatgtagctcagttgagttggcagagtgctcacctagcatgcatgaagttctgggtcccatccccagcacacactctatgtggtggagcatgcctataatcctagcacttgggaggtagggacaggagaatcagaagtttgaggtcatctttAGCAActgtgaggacagcctgggtttcataagaccctgcctcaaa
This is a stretch of genomic DNA from Microtus ochrogaster isolate Prairie Vole_2 chromosome X, MicOch1.0, whole genome shotgun sequence. It encodes these proteins:
- the Il2rg gene encoding cytokine receptor common subunit gamma translates to MLKPLLPPRSFLLLQLLLLGEGWSSKVLMPSGNEDTKTGFFHGHISVPPRPLPEVQCFVFNVEYMNCTWNSSSEPQPINLTLHYRYQRSDNKFRECRHYLFSEEITSGCQIQKEEIQLYQTFVVQLQDPRRPQRQAEQKLNLQNLVIPWAPENLTLYNLSESQLELSWKSTYTEHCLQHLVQYRSDRDRSWTEQIVDQNPRFSLPSVDGQKLYTFRVRSRFNPLCGSAQHWSKWSQPIHWGSETAKENPSVFALEAVLIPVGSMGLIITLIFVYCWLERAMPRIPTIKNLEDLVTEYNGNFSAWSGVSKGLTESLQPDYSERFCLVSEIPPKGGALGEGPGGSPCSLHSPYWPPPCYSLKPEA